The following proteins are co-located in the Vicinamibacteria bacterium genome:
- a CDS encoding GspE/PulE family protein encodes IMPSIHGEDAVIRILDKESISERFSELRLDILGIVDAEVKRIRRFIHEPYGMFLVTGPTGSGKTTTLYAALSEIYNEEDKIITIEDPVEYQLKGITQIPVNEKKGLTFARGLRSILRHDPDKVMVGEIRDTETAQIAINAALTGHLVFTTVHANNVIDVIGRFLNMGVEPYNFVSALNCILAQRLVRTICPFCKRPCRAEPILLEESGLDPVRFSDHTFYRGEGCIQCTGTGYKGRQAISELLDLSDEIREMLIERRPSAEIKKAARAEGMKFLRESAVAAALAGESTLEEINRVTFVES; translated from the coding sequence ATCATGCCGAGTATCCATGGTGAGGATGCCGTCATCCGTATCCTGGACAAGGAGTCGATCAGCGAGCGCTTCAGCGAGCTCAGGCTCGATATTCTCGGTATCGTCGATGCGGAAGTGAAGCGAATCCGCAGATTCATCCACGAGCCCTATGGGATGTTTCTGGTGACCGGTCCCACGGGAAGCGGCAAGACCACGACCCTCTACGCCGCCCTGTCGGAAATCTATAACGAAGAAGACAAGATCATCACCATCGAGGATCCGGTCGAGTACCAGCTCAAAGGCATCACCCAGATCCCCGTCAACGAAAAGAAGGGGCTCACCTTCGCGCGCGGCCTTCGCTCGATACTGCGTCACGATCCCGACAAGGTCATGGTCGGCGAGATCCGCGACACCGAAACCGCGCAAATCGCGATCAACGCCGCCCTCACCGGCCATCTGGTGTTCACCACGGTTCATGCGAACAACGTCATCGATGTCATCGGCCGTTTTCTGAACATGGGGGTCGAGCCGTACAACTTCGTCTCCGCTTTGAACTGCATCCTCGCGCAGAGGCTGGTCCGAACGATCTGCCCGTTCTGCAAGCGTCCTTGCCGGGCCGAGCCCATCCTGCTCGAGGAATCGGGCCTCGACCCGGTCCGATTCTCCGACCACACGTTCTATCGGGGCGAGGGCTGTATCCAATGCACTGGAACGGGCTACAAAGGCCGCCAGGCGATCAGCGAGCTTCTCGACCTATCGGACGAGATTCGAGAAATGCTCATCGAGCGGCGCCCGTCGGCGGAAATCAAGAAGGCGGCGCGGGCGGAGGGCATGAAATTCCTTCGCGAATCCGCAGTGGCGGCGGCTCTCGCCGGCGAATCGACGCTCGAGGAGATCAACCGCGTCACTTTCGTGGAGAGCTAG